Proteins encoded within one genomic window of Nordella sp. HKS 07:
- the purS gene encoding phosphoribosylformylglycinamidine synthase subunit PurS — translation MKAKIKVTLKNGVLDPQGKAIEGALGSLGFSGIEHVRQGKYFEIDLKNTDKAKAKAELDDICRKLLANTVIENYEIELA, via the coding sequence ATGAAAGCCAAGATCAAGGTTACACTGAAGAACGGCGTGCTCGATCCGCAGGGCAAGGCCATCGAGGGGGCGCTCGGCTCCCTCGGCTTCTCCGGCATCGAGCATGTGCGCCAAGGCAAGTATTTCGAGATCGACCTCAAGAACACCGACAAGGCGAAAGCCAAGGCCGAGCTCGACGACATCTGCCGCAAGCTTCTCGCCAACACCGTAATCGAGAACTACGAGATCGAGCTGGCGTAA
- a CDS encoding SWIM zinc finger domain-containing protein produces the protein MKARKIVGFDIDALRRHVGEKTFARGEAYHRDGRVVLLSLEPEHVLAQVEGSEDYQVEHHGRGKTFGGECSCPFFEDSGTCKHMVAVILAVNETGGDGKADSVGALSRIRDNLRKKNVDVLAEMIVKMAAQNPMLFRELDLAAAAALPGDGKELEGRLKKVIDNATRTRDYVDYRAAQGWAAGVSTALDSVASLLQGGQADVALKLAEHAIDRIEGAIGGIDDSDGHCGALMEQARDIHLEAARVAKPDPLKLARNLFARETESEYETFYRAADLYADILGKTGRAEYRRLANAAWEKLPPRSGRSRQRGEPQPDYNTLMGILDAFAEGDGDTQARIALREKDLSSQWDYLNLAEFCLAHGRKEEALRRAEEGLWIFEDEEPDERLVIFTRKLLEKAGRKDDMQALLQRAFEKAPSLELYKQLVKVGGAATQQSAVMFLETRATSGRRGFWHPASLLIDILMHEKSFDAAWAAVRKYGASAYAEDDLARKSEKSHPREALAVYAKRVEELVNAGGNPAYEQAAKLIARMTSLQGASEQAAYVAGLRQRFERKRNFMKLLG, from the coding sequence ATGAAAGCTCGCAAGATCGTTGGCTTCGATATCGATGCCTTGCGCAGGCATGTGGGGGAGAAAACTTTCGCGCGCGGTGAAGCCTATCATCGCGACGGCAGGGTCGTACTTCTCAGCCTCGAGCCGGAACACGTCCTGGCGCAGGTCGAGGGCAGCGAGGACTATCAGGTTGAACACCATGGGCGCGGCAAGACATTCGGCGGCGAGTGCTCATGTCCCTTTTTTGAGGATTCTGGAACGTGCAAGCACATGGTCGCGGTGATCCTGGCGGTCAATGAGACCGGCGGCGACGGGAAGGCCGACAGTGTCGGCGCCCTTTCGCGAATTCGCGATAATCTGAGGAAAAAGAATGTCGATGTTCTGGCCGAGATGATCGTCAAGATGGCGGCGCAGAATCCCATGCTTTTCCGGGAACTCGATCTTGCGGCGGCGGCCGCCTTGCCAGGCGACGGCAAGGAGCTCGAAGGGCGTCTTAAGAAGGTGATCGACAATGCGACACGCACTCGCGATTACGTCGACTACCGCGCGGCCCAGGGGTGGGCGGCCGGCGTGAGCACGGCTCTGGATTCCGTCGCGTCTCTGTTGCAGGGTGGCCAAGCCGACGTCGCCCTCAAATTGGCCGAGCATGCGATCGATCGTATCGAGGGGGCCATCGGCGGTATCGATGATTCCGACGGCCACTGCGGGGCGCTGATGGAGCAGGCGCGCGATATTCATCTGGAAGCTGCGCGCGTGGCAAAGCCAGATCCGTTGAAGCTTGCCCGCAATCTTTTTGCCCGCGAAACGGAATCTGAATACGAGACGTTCTATCGCGCCGCCGATCTATACGCAGACATATTGGGTAAAACGGGGCGCGCCGAATATCGTCGCCTGGCCAACGCCGCGTGGGAAAAGCTCCCGCCGCGTTCGGGGCGGAGCCGGCAGCGAGGCGAGCCTCAACCCGACTACAATACGCTTATGGGCATCCTGGATGCCTTCGCCGAAGGTGACGGCGACACGCAAGCCCGCATCGCCCTGCGCGAAAAGGATCTGTCCTCGCAGTGGGACTACCTCAACCTGGCCGAATTTTGTCTCGCGCATGGGCGAAAGGAAGAGGCTCTTCGCAGGGCCGAGGAGGGGCTGTGGATCTTCGAGGACGAAGAACCGGATGAACGTCTCGTCATCTTCACCCGAAAGCTGTTGGAAAAGGCAGGACGCAAGGACGACATGCAAGCGCTTCTGCAGCGGGCCTTCGAGAAGGCGCCCAGCCTTGAACTCTATAAGCAATTGGTCAAAGTCGGGGGCGCCGCCACGCAGCAGAGCGCCGTGATGTTCTTGGAGACCCGCGCAACCAGCGGCCGGCGGGGCTTCTGGCATCCAGCGAGCCTTCTCATCGACATTCTGATGCATGAGAAGTCATTCGACGCAGCCTGGGCGGCTGTGCGCAAGTATGGCGCATCTGCCTATGCGGAAGATGATCTCGCACGGAAGAGCGAGAAGTCGCACCCCCGCGAGGCGCTGGCGGTCTATGCCAAGCGTGTCGAAGAACTCGTCAATGCAGGCGGCAATCCTGCCTATGAGCAAGCGGCCAAACTCATCGCCCGCATGACTTCCTTGCAGGGCGCCAGCGAGCAAGCGGCGTATGTCGCAGGCCTCAGGCAGCGCTTCGAGCGTAAACGCAATTTCATGAAGCTGCTCGGCTGA
- a CDS encoding PIN domain-containing protein has product MRAPSATLVLDATILISAAYGRSSGAIIAAQRAAILITTDRVVHEARRRIELGMKRPDLLAIIDALAEQITIVPVAALNSFIERSETALRDAAPSRNGSTRDAHVLALAWHADADIWTTDRDFAGAGVATWSTPNLMRGLAEVTKDG; this is encoded by the coding sequence ATGAGAGCGCCTTCAGCGACGCTTGTTCTGGACGCAACCATATTGATTTCGGCCGCATATGGGAGAAGCTCCGGCGCGATCATCGCGGCGCAGCGCGCCGCCATCCTCATCACGACAGACCGGGTCGTTCATGAAGCGCGCCGGCGAATCGAGCTCGGAATGAAGCGGCCGGACCTGTTGGCCATCATCGATGCCCTTGCAGAGCAGATTACAATCGTGCCGGTGGCGGCGCTAAACTCGTTCATTGAGCGGAGCGAGACCGCCCTGCGCGACGCCGCCCCGAGCCGAAATGGATCGACGAGAGACGCGCATGTGCTGGCCCTGGCCTGGCATGCCGATGCCGATATCTGGACGACGGATCGCGATTTCGCCGGCGCCGGGGTCGCCACCTGGTCGACGCCCAATCTGATGCGCGGGCTGGCCGAGGTCACCAAAGATGGCTGA
- the purQ gene encoding phosphoribosylformylglycinamidine synthase subunit PurQ — MKSAVVLFPGINRERDMARALEAVTGHKPVIVWHTETTLPKVDLVAVPGGFSYGDYLRCGAIAARSPIMNDVRAKAAKGLKVLGVCNGFQIITEAGLLPGALLRNSGLKFVCREVKLKVENTDTFFTNRMKKGDVVRCPIAHGEGNYICDDETLKALEGENRIVFRYAEGTNPNGAMNDIAGITNEQGNVIGMMPHPENMIEPLHGNSDCRPLFESLLAA; from the coding sequence ATGAAATCCGCCGTCGTCCTTTTTCCCGGAATCAACCGCGAACGCGATATGGCGCGCGCGCTGGAAGCTGTCACCGGCCACAAGCCGGTCATCGTCTGGCACACCGAGACGACCTTGCCCAAGGTCGACCTCGTCGCCGTGCCGGGCGGCTTCTCTTATGGCGACTATCTGCGCTGCGGCGCCATCGCGGCGCGCTCGCCGATCATGAACGATGTCCGCGCCAAGGCCGCCAAGGGCCTGAAGGTTCTGGGTGTGTGCAACGGTTTTCAGATCATCACCGAGGCGGGCCTCCTGCCCGGCGCGTTGTTGCGCAATTCCGGTCTCAAATTCGTCTGCCGCGAAGTGAAGCTTAAAGTGGAGAATACCGACACCTTCTTCACCAACCGCATGAAGAAGGGTGACGTGGTGCGCTGCCCCATCGCCCATGGCGAAGGCAATTACATCTGCGATGACGAGACCCTGAAGGCGCTCGAGGGCGAGAACCGCATAGTCTTCCGTTATGCCGAGGGCACCAACCCCAATGGCGCCATGAACGACATCGCCGGCATCACCAACGAGCAAGGCAATGTCATCGGCATGATGCCGCATCCGGAGAATATGATCGAGCCGCTGCACGGCAACAGCGATTGCCGCCCCCTCTTCGAGAGCCTGCTCGCGGCGTGA
- a CDS encoding glutathione S-transferase family protein — protein MSVDVTVYGARYSVYVRAVLMALESKGVSYDLVPVDIFSKSEDLDAYREIHPFGRIPALRHGDFILYETAAINRYVDEAFLGPPLQPAQAENRARMTQIMSMTDSYAYQPLVWDVYVERISNPKDGKPTDEALIAAALPKARIYFKALHYLMGCQAFLAGEAPTLADFHAAPVFGYFLEAPEGREVVKEFPRVQQWWQRISATEAFKRAVGS, from the coding sequence GTGAGCGTCGACGTCACCGTCTACGGCGCCCGCTACAGCGTCTATGTGCGCGCCGTCCTGATGGCGCTTGAGAGCAAGGGCGTTTCCTACGACCTTGTCCCCGTCGATATATTCTCGAAATCCGAGGATCTCGACGCCTATCGTGAGATCCATCCCTTCGGCCGCATACCGGCACTCCGCCACGGCGACTTCATTCTTTATGAGACGGCGGCCATCAACCGCTATGTCGACGAGGCCTTTCTGGGACCTCCCTTGCAGCCGGCTCAGGCCGAGAACCGCGCCCGCATGACCCAGATCATGTCGATGACGGATTCCTACGCCTATCAGCCGCTCGTCTGGGACGTCTATGTCGAGCGTATCTCTAATCCGAAGGACGGCAAGCCCACCGACGAGGCGCTGATCGCGGCGGCCCTGCCCAAGGCGCGCATCTATTTCAAGGCGCTGCATTATCTCATGGGGTGTCAGGCCTTTCTTGCCGGCGAGGCACCGACGCTCGCCGATTTCCACGCCGCCCCGGTTTTCGGTTATTTTCTGGAGGCGCCGGAAGGCAGGGAGGTTGTGAAGGAGTTTCCGCGCGTCCAGCAATGGTGGCAGCGTATCTCGGCGACAGAGGCCTTCAAGCGTGCCGTCGGATCATAG
- the purL gene encoding phosphoribosylformylglycinamidine synthase subunit PurL: MIPNDIKITPELVAQHGLKPDEYERFRKLIGRDPTITELGIVSAMWNEHCSYKSSKKWLKTLPTKGPKVIQGPGENAGVVDIGDGQAVVFKMESHNHPSFIEPYQGAATGVGGILRDVFTMGARPVAALNALRFGSPDHPKTRHLVSGVVAGIGGYGNSFGVPTLGGEVNFHPRYNGNILVNAMAVGLADAGKIFYSKAEGVGLPVVYLGAKTGRDGIHGATMASAEFDDKAEEKRPTVQVGDPFTEKCLLEACLELMASGAVIAIQDMGAAGLTCSAVEMGAKGDLGIELDLDKVPCREDGMTAYEMMLSESQERMLMVLRPEKEQEAEAIFRKWGLDFAIVGKTTDTLRFVIKHQGEVKADLPIKELGDEAPEYDRPWVAPKLRPFLKAEDVPAPNDLKAAILKILSSPDMSSRRWVWEQYDHLIQSNSAQIPGGDAGVIRLDGTPKGLAVSTDVTPRYVEADPYEGGKQAVAECWRNLTAVGADPIAVTDNLNFGNPERPEIMGTFVKAIEGIGDACRALDFPVVSGNVSLYNETNGQAILPTPTIGGVGLLPDLTKMATLAFKADGDAILLVGGHGDHLGQSIFLREVLGREEGSPPPVDLDREKRHGDLIRSLIRSGQVTAVHDISDGGLASALIEMALASKTLGASVSRLDHVALFAEDQARYVVTCPAKEAAKIITQAHVKGVDVIRIGMVTDAAGLIVEGAASISLDDLSKAHEGWFPAYMSAKAA; encoded by the coding sequence ATGATTCCCAACGATATCAAGATCACCCCTGAACTCGTTGCCCAGCATGGGCTCAAGCCCGACGAATATGAGCGCTTCCGCAAGCTCATCGGCCGCGATCCGACCATCACCGAGCTTGGCATCGTTTCCGCCATGTGGAACGAGCACTGCTCCTACAAGTCCTCGAAGAAGTGGCTGAAGACGCTGCCGACCAAGGGCCCGAAGGTCATCCAGGGCCCGGGCGAGAATGCCGGCGTGGTCGATATCGGCGACGGCCAGGCCGTCGTCTTCAAGATGGAGAGCCACAACCACCCCTCCTTCATCGAACCCTATCAGGGTGCGGCCACCGGTGTGGGCGGCATCCTGCGCGACGTCTTCACCATGGGGGCACGTCCCGTCGCCGCCCTCAACGCGCTGCGCTTCGGCAGTCCCGATCATCCCAAGACCCGCCATCTCGTCTCCGGCGTCGTCGCGGGCATTGGCGGCTATGGCAATTCCTTCGGCGTGCCGACGCTGGGCGGCGAGGTGAATTTCCACCCGCGCTACAACGGCAACATCCTGGTCAACGCGATGGCGGTCGGCCTGGCCGATGCCGGCAAGATATTCTATTCCAAAGCCGAGGGCGTCGGCCTTCCCGTCGTCTATCTCGGCGCCAAGACCGGGCGTGACGGCATCCATGGCGCCACCATGGCGTCGGCCGAATTCGACGACAAGGCGGAAGAGAAGCGCCCCACCGTCCAGGTCGGTGATCCGTTCACGGAGAAATGCCTGCTCGAGGCTTGCCTCGAGCTCATGGCCTCGGGCGCCGTCATCGCCATTCAGGACATGGGTGCCGCCGGCCTCACCTGCTCGGCGGTCGAGATGGGGGCCAAAGGCGATCTCGGCATCGAGCTCGATCTCGACAAGGTGCCCTGCCGCGAGGATGGCATGACCGCCTATGAGATGATGCTGTCGGAATCGCAGGAGCGCATGCTGATGGTGCTGCGCCCCGAGAAGGAACAAGAGGCCGAGGCGATCTTCCGCAAATGGGGTCTCGACTTCGCCATTGTTGGCAAGACCACCGACACGCTGCGCTTCGTCATCAAGCACCAGGGCGAAGTGAAGGCCGACCTGCCGATCAAGGAGCTCGGCGATGAGGCGCCCGAATATGACCGCCCCTGGGTGGCGCCCAAGCTCAGGCCCTTCCTCAAGGCCGAGGACGTACCGGCACCGAACGACCTCAAGGCAGCGATCCTGAAGATCCTCTCCTCGCCCGACATGTCGTCGCGCCGCTGGGTGTGGGAGCAGTATGACCATCTGATCCAGTCGAATTCGGCGCAGATCCCAGGCGGCGATGCCGGCGTCATCCGCCTGGACGGCACGCCCAAAGGCCTCGCCGTCTCGACCGATGTGACGCCACGCTATGTCGAGGCCGATCCTTATGAGGGCGGCAAGCAGGCCGTGGCGGAATGCTGGCGCAACCTGACGGCGGTCGGCGCCGACCCGATCGCGGTGACTGACAATCTCAATTTTGGCAATCCGGAGCGGCCCGAGATCATGGGCACCTTCGTGAAGGCCATCGAGGGCATCGGTGACGCCTGCCGGGCGCTCGACTTCCCCGTAGTCTCCGGCAACGTGTCTCTCTACAACGAGACCAACGGCCAGGCGATCCTGCCCACTCCCACCATAGGCGGCGTCGGCCTCCTGCCCGATCTCACCAAGATGGCGACGCTCGCGTTCAAGGCGGATGGGGACGCTATCCTGCTCGTCGGCGGCCATGGCGATCATCTCGGCCAGTCGATCTTCCTGCGTGAGGTGCTGGGCCGCGAGGAAGGCAGTCCGCCGCCCGTCGATCTCGACCGCGAGAAACGTCATGGTGACTTGATTCGATCTCTCATCAGATCGGGCCAAGTCACTGCCGTACATGACATTTCCGACGGTGGTCTCGCTTCCGCTTTGATCGAGATGGCGCTCGCGTCCAAGACCTTGGGGGCTTCGGTCAGCCGGCTCGATCACGTCGCCCTCTTCGCCGAGGACCAGGCGCGCTATGTGGTGACCTGCCCGGCCAAGGAAGCGGCCAAGATCATTACCCAGGCCCATGTGAAAGGCGTCGATGTCATCCGCATCGGCATGGTGACGGACGCCGCTGGATTGATTGTCGAGGGGGCTGCTTCTATATCCTTGGACGACCTGAGCAAAGCGCATGAAGGCTGGTTCCCTGCCTACATGAGCGCCAAGGCAGCCTAA
- a CDS encoding BolA family protein has translation MAMNASEIERLIKEALPDAQVEIRDLAGDGDHYAANVVSSSFKGKSRVQQHQMIYAALKGRMGGELHALALQTSAPED, from the coding sequence ATGGCCATGAACGCGTCCGAGATCGAGCGGCTCATCAAGGAAGCTCTTCCGGATGCGCAGGTGGAGATCCGCGACCTTGCCGGTGACGGCGACCACTATGCCGCCAATGTCGTCTCCTCCTCCTTCAAGGGCAAGTCGCGCGTCCAGCAGCATCAGATGATTTATGCCGCGCTCAAGGGTAGAATGGGCGGCGAGCTGCATGCTTTGGCGCTGCAGACCAGCGCACCGGAGGATTGA
- the grxD gene encoding Grx4 family monothiol glutaredoxin: MTDIKTWIDSELKSNGVVLFMKGTPDAPMCGFSGRVVQILDHLGADYKGINVLESGELRQGIKDYSNWPTIPQLYVKGEFIGGCDIVTEMFQSGELKTLLAEKTAA, translated from the coding sequence ATGACCGACATCAAGACCTGGATTGATAGCGAACTGAAATCGAACGGCGTGGTGCTGTTCATGAAGGGCACACCGGACGCGCCGATGTGCGGCTTTTCGGGCCGCGTCGTGCAGATCCTCGACCATCTGGGCGCCGACTATAAAGGCATCAATGTTCTCGAATCGGGCGAGTTGCGCCAGGGCATCAAGGACTATTCCAACTGGCCGACCATCCCGCAGCTTTATGTGAAGGGCGAATTCATCGGCGGCTGCGATATCGTCACCGAGATGTTCCAGTCGGGCGAGCTCAAGACGCTTCTCGCCGAGAAGACCGCCGCCTGA
- a CDS encoding DMT family transporter, with translation MSITSSTTTSSASTLAFLALLGAGVAVGFSPNFARLSDLAPLASGFYRLAFAVPAIWLAVLLTGGRLEPLSRMAPRHRWRLLLAGLAFAADIAFWHLAIAQTTILEATLLSSTVPIIVSVASVFLFGERLKPLFVLGLAVALAGVTFLALQKTGAQVAPPNRLLGGIFALLAASFFAIYLLLIASVRQNSSTGTIMFYTTLISALAMAPFALAMSPTMLSGSLNGWLVLLGLAVISHAGGQGLMTFALAHLPTSFSSMMGLMQTAVAAVVAWMLFSEPLTLPMLASGAAILAGIWVCRKATAA, from the coding sequence ATGTCCATCACATCTTCGACCACCACTTCGTCGGCCTCGACACTTGCTTTCCTGGCCCTGCTCGGCGCCGGCGTGGCGGTCGGCTTTTCGCCCAATTTCGCCCGTCTGTCTGACCTGGCGCCACTGGCTTCCGGCTTCTATCGCCTGGCCTTTGCCGTCCCCGCCATCTGGCTCGCGGTCCTCCTGACGGGTGGCAGGCTCGAGCCCCTTTCCCGCATGGCGCCCAGGCACCGCTGGCGCCTCTTGCTCGCCGGTCTCGCTTTCGCCGCCGATATCGCCTTCTGGCATCTGGCCATCGCCCAGACCACCATCCTGGAAGCGACGTTGCTCTCCAGCACCGTGCCGATCATTGTCTCCGTCGCCTCGGTGTTCCTTTTCGGCGAAAGGCTCAAGCCCCTCTTCGTGTTGGGCCTCGCGGTGGCACTGGCCGGCGTCACCTTCCTCGCGCTGCAGAAGACGGGCGCCCAGGTGGCGCCGCCCAACCGGCTCCTGGGCGGCATCTTCGCTCTGCTCGCCGCCTCGTTCTTCGCCATCTATCTCCTTCTGATCGCCAGCGTCCGCCAGAACAGCTCGACCGGCACGATCATGTTCTACACGACGCTGATCTCGGCCTTGGCGATGGCGCCCTTCGCCTTGGCCATGAGCCCGACCATGCTGTCCGGCTCCCTCAATGGCTGGCTCGTACTCCTGGGTCTCGCCGTCATCAGCCATGCCGGCGGCCAGGGGCTCATGACCTTCGCGCTCGCCCATCTGCCGACCTCCTTCTCCTCGATGATGGGGCTGATGCAGACGGCGGTCGCCGCGGTCGTCGCCTGGATGCTTTTCTCCGAGCCCTTGACCCTGCCGATGCTGGCGAGCGGTGCCGCGATCCTTGCCGGCATCTGGGTCTGCCGCAAGGCGACGGCGGCCTGA
- a CDS encoding DMT family transporter → MAQFKPIAALLFTVLVWGITPVFLRSLSVGLGPADALVIRYTPIALTCILILVATGGWRIARADWPRLLVISCIGIFIYSVASVYGFASVPAGIGGLLYATQPLFIALLAAVLLGERLTIHIIFGFLLAIAGTVLLLWKDLAAGPETQSYAIGALLLVTACAAWAFYSVPGKVLFQRYGTLSMTAMSLLIATLPMLAFATPGTLDTVRAMTTRHWLELAYLAGFSTFIAMFTWTYGTARVSAATSGAFLYLIPVIAVFAGALLLGEPVMLTTVLGGLLILGGVAVAQFGHRVRKV, encoded by the coding sequence ATGGCGCAGTTCAAGCCGATCGCCGCGTTGCTTTTTACCGTCCTCGTCTGGGGGATTACACCGGTCTTCCTGCGCTCGCTTTCGGTGGGCCTCGGCCCCGCCGATGCTCTGGTGATCCGCTACACGCCAATCGCGCTGACCTGCATCCTCATCCTGGTCGCGACCGGCGGATGGCGGATCGCGCGCGCCGACTGGCCGCGCCTGCTCGTCATCTCCTGCATCGGGATCTTCATCTACAGCGTGGCGTCGGTCTATGGCTTCGCCAGCGTGCCCGCCGGCATTGGCGGCCTTCTTTATGCGACACAGCCTCTGTTCATTGCCCTTCTTGCGGCGGTGCTGTTGGGCGAGAGACTGACCATCCATATCATCTTCGGATTCCTCCTCGCTATTGCCGGCACCGTGCTGCTGCTGTGGAAGGATCTCGCCGCCGGCCCCGAAACCCAATCCTATGCCATCGGCGCGCTGCTGCTGGTCACCGCCTGCGCCGCCTGGGCTTTCTATTCGGTTCCGGGCAAGGTGTTGTTTCAGCGCTATGGCACCTTGTCGATGACGGCCATGAGCCTTCTCATCGCGACGCTGCCGATGCTCGCTTTCGCCACGCCGGGCACGCTCGACACGGTGCGCGCCATGACGACGCGGCACTGGCTGGAGCTCGCCTACCTTGCCGGCTTCTCGACCTTCATCGCCATGTTCACCTGGACTTATGGGACGGCCCGGGTCAGCGCCGCCACCTCGGGCGCCTTCCTCTATCTGATCCCGGTCATCGCAGTCTTCGCCGGCGCTCTCCTGCTCGGTGAGCCGGTGATGCTCACGACCGTCCTGGGCGGCCTTCTCATTCTCGGCGGCGTCGCCGTCGCCCAGTTCGGGCACCGTGTCCGAAAGGTCTGA
- a CDS encoding usg protein has product MIDRAFEGQLRGWSLTTAEIMYRLPDHREILQLFLWQDYDQAPRFPRLIKFLDFWAHNLDGPLCEVRIAHSSIVGPAELRYIGSEWRLH; this is encoded by the coding sequence ATGATCGACAGAGCCTTCGAAGGTCAGTTGCGTGGCTGGTCGCTGACGACCGCGGAAATCATGTACCGCCTCCCCGATCACCGCGAGATCCTGCAGCTCTTCCTCTGGCAGGACTACGACCAGGCGCCGCGTTTCCCGCGTCTCATCAAATTCCTCGATTTCTGGGCTCATAATCTCGACGGCCCCCTCTGCGAGGTCCGGATCGCGCATTCATCAATCGTCGGCCCGGCGGAGTTGCGTTACATCGGCAGCGAATGGCGGCTGCATTAA
- a CDS encoding SDR family NAD(P)-dependent oxidoreductase, which produces MAGEKGRVALVTGASRGIGRAIALGLAKRGYDLALNDIARQAKELDDVAASARASGRRAVALNADVSVKAEVQAMVDMAVAELGAIHAVVNNAGILIASPVETLAEAHWDSVMDVNAKGTFLVIQAVLPVMKKQGYGRICNIASIGGKHGAPEQAHYSASKAAVMGFTRVLAQELGPIGITANCVCPGIILTDMGRVNLDDPNIRGAWAAKTAMARIGDPEDVVGPVAFFCSDDSAFVTGQTLNVDGGIVFS; this is translated from the coding sequence ATGGCTGGTGAGAAGGGGCGCGTCGCGCTGGTGACGGGAGCGAGCCGGGGTATCGGGCGCGCCATCGCGCTGGGCCTGGCCAAGCGGGGTTATGATCTCGCGCTCAACGACATTGCGCGCCAGGCCAAGGAGCTCGATGATGTTGCCGCATCGGCGCGCGCGTCCGGCCGCCGGGCCGTCGCCCTCAACGCGGATGTGTCGGTGAAGGCCGAAGTGCAGGCCATGGTGGACATGGCGGTGGCGGAACTGGGCGCCATCCACGCCGTCGTCAACAATGCCGGCATCCTCATCGCATCACCGGTCGAAACATTGGCCGAGGCGCATTGGGACAGCGTCATGGATGTGAATGCCAAGGGCACGTTCCTGGTCATCCAGGCGGTCCTGCCGGTGATGAAAAAGCAGGGCTATGGGCGCATCTGCAACATCGCTTCCATCGGCGGCAAGCATGGCGCGCCGGAGCAGGCGCATTATTCGGCGTCGAAAGCGGCGGTGATGGGCTTCACCCGGGTGCTGGCGCAGGAGCTGGGGCCCATCGGCATCACCGCCAATTGCGTGTGCCCTGGCATCATCCTGACCGATATGGGCAGGGTCAATCTCGACGATCCGAATATCCGCGGCGCCTGGGCGGCCAAGACGGCGATGGCACGCATCGGCGATCCGGAAGACGTCGTGGGGCCGGTCGCCTTCTTCTGCTCGGACGACAGCGCCTTCGTGACCGGCCAGACGCTCAATGTCGATGGCGGGATCGTTTTTTCCTGA